A single genomic interval of Pontibacter deserti harbors:
- a CDS encoding TldD/PmbA family protein, producing MKRRNFLELSALGLGGLMLPSIPVFGDIIAPERALETVDVALKKRLADVALNTAKSKGASYADVRIGRYLQQYVFTREKQVQNIVNAESYGVGVRVLANGTWGFAATSDVSDKGIAKAAEQAVAIAKANSKLQKEPVQLAPVKGYGEVSWKTPIEKNAFEVPVGEKADLLLTANAKAMENGANFVNSALFQINEQKYFASTDGSYIDQDIHRIWPNFTVTAVDKASGKFRTREALSAPMGMGYEYMIPKASEKIKGPEGTGLMGYRYAYDMLEDATLAAKQARAKLTAKSVAAGKYDLILDPNHLGLTIHESVGHPLELDRVLGYEANYAGTSFATLDKWRAKNFKYGSDKVNIFADKTQKGSLGLVGWDDEGVKTKQWDLIKDGILVNYQAIRDQAHIIGEKESHGCCYADNWSSVQFQRMPNVSLAPGKAKMNVDQLISGVDKGIYIAGRGSYSIDQQRYNFQFGGTVFYEISKGKIVGMLEDVAYQSNTQEFWNSCAGSCDESDYRLFGSFFDGKGQPSQVSAVSHGSAHTRFNGVNVINTARKI from the coding sequence TTGAAAAGACGAAATTTCCTCGAACTATCGGCGCTGGGGCTTGGGGGCTTAATGTTGCCTTCTATTCCTGTGTTCGGTGATATTATAGCACCGGAGCGGGCGCTTGAGACGGTAGACGTTGCCCTTAAAAAACGTCTGGCCGATGTTGCCTTAAACACAGCCAAGTCTAAAGGTGCTTCTTATGCCGATGTGCGCATTGGCCGCTACCTGCAGCAATATGTGTTTACCCGCGAAAAACAGGTGCAAAATATTGTAAATGCGGAGTCTTATGGCGTGGGTGTGCGCGTACTGGCCAATGGCACCTGGGGCTTTGCCGCTACTTCTGATGTGTCGGATAAAGGTATAGCCAAAGCTGCCGAACAGGCTGTTGCCATTGCCAAAGCAAACTCCAAATTGCAGAAAGAACCTGTGCAGTTAGCCCCTGTAAAAGGCTATGGTGAGGTAAGCTGGAAAACACCGATCGAGAAAAATGCCTTTGAGGTGCCGGTAGGCGAGAAAGCCGATCTATTGTTAACTGCCAACGCCAAAGCGATGGAGAATGGAGCCAACTTCGTTAACTCTGCCTTGTTCCAGATAAATGAGCAGAAATATTTTGCCTCTACCGATGGCTCTTACATCGATCAGGACATCCACCGCATCTGGCCAAACTTTACAGTAACTGCCGTTGATAAAGCATCCGGTAAGTTCAGAACCCGCGAAGCACTAAGCGCGCCGATGGGCATGGGCTACGAGTACATGATACCAAAGGCATCTGAAAAAATTAAAGGACCGGAAGGCACAGGCCTGATGGGTTACCGCTATGCCTACGACATGCTGGAAGATGCCACCTTGGCAGCCAAGCAGGCCCGTGCAAAACTAACTGCAAAATCTGTAGCAGCCGGTAAGTATGACCTTATACTTGACCCGAACCACTTGGGTCTAACTATACACGAATCGGTGGGTCACCCGCTGGAACTTGACCGCGTACTGGGCTATGAGGCTAACTATGCCGGTACCTCCTTCGCTACGTTGGATAAGTGGAGAGCCAAGAACTTTAAGTATGGCTCTGATAAGGTGAACATCTTCGCAGATAAAACGCAGAAAGGTTCGCTTGGCTTAGTTGGCTGGGATGATGAAGGTGTAAAAACCAAGCAGTGGGACTTGATAAAAGATGGTATACTTGTAAACTACCAGGCTATCCGCGACCAGGCGCACATCATCGGCGAGAAAGAATCGCATGGTTGCTGCTACGCCGACAACTGGAGCTCAGTACAATTCCAGCGCATGCCAAACGTATCGCTGGCACCAGGCAAAGCTAAAATGAATGTAGACCAACTGATTTCCGGTGTAGACAAAGGCATTTACATTGCCGGCCGTGGCTCTTATTCTATCGACCAGCAGCGCTATAACTTCCAGTTTGGTGGCACGGTGTTCTATGAGATCAGCAAAGGCAAAATTGTTGGCATGCTGGAAGACGTGGCTTATCAGAGCAACACTCAGGAATTCTGGAACTCTTGTGCCGGCTCCTGCGACGAAAGCGATTACCGCCTGTTCGGTTCGTTCTTCGACGGCAAAGGCCAGCCAAGCCAGGTAAGTGCGGTATCACATGGTTCTGCCCACACCCGCTTCAACGGCGTGAACGTGATCAATACAGCGCGAAAAATCTAG
- a CDS encoding TldD/PmbA family protein, giving the protein MAILSKEEAQAILKKALAYSKADECEITLNGNNGGNIRYANNAVSTSGAEENTSLAVESRFGKRSGVATINEFDDKSLEKVIRRSEEIARLAPESPEYVEMLGPQTYITTKEHFDTTAKIDPAYRAEAAAKSIAAASAKNLSAAGFLEHYTSFVAKMNNKGLFAYHPSSVVDFSVTMRTEDGTGSGYVTQDFSDASKLDTGKASEIAAQKAANSRNAKALEPGKYTVILEPAASIDLLQNMFFNMDQRNAEEGRSFLSKPGGKTKIGEKLLDERITVYSDPTNPEVPSSPFAGDGRPQQKVTWIDKGVVKNLYNSRFWAGKTNSKSIPAPGNVIMEGGTQSLEDMIKSTKRGILVTRLWYIRSVDPQTLLYTGLTRDGTFYIENGKIMYPVKNFRFNESPVIMLNNLEALGKPQRINGSLIPPMKVRDFTFTSLSDAV; this is encoded by the coding sequence ATGGCAATATTAAGTAAAGAAGAAGCACAGGCTATACTTAAAAAAGCGCTTGCTTATTCAAAGGCTGATGAGTGTGAGATTACGCTCAACGGCAACAATGGCGGCAACATCCGCTACGCAAATAATGCAGTATCTACGAGTGGTGCCGAAGAGAACACATCGCTGGCTGTGGAATCGCGGTTTGGCAAACGCTCTGGTGTGGCAACTATAAATGAGTTCGATGATAAGTCGCTGGAAAAAGTGATTCGTCGTTCGGAAGAGATTGCGCGCCTTGCACCGGAAAGCCCGGAGTATGTAGAAATGCTGGGTCCGCAAACTTACATCACTACCAAAGAACATTTCGATACAACAGCTAAAATAGACCCTGCTTACAGAGCGGAGGCTGCTGCTAAAAGTATAGCTGCTGCATCTGCTAAAAACCTGTCGGCGGCAGGCTTCCTGGAGCACTACACCAGCTTTGTGGCTAAAATGAACAACAAAGGTTTGTTCGCTTACCATCCATCTTCTGTTGTTGACTTCTCGGTAACGATGCGCACCGAGGATGGTACCGGCTCTGGTTATGTAACCCAGGACTTCTCTGACGCAAGCAAACTGGATACTGGAAAAGCCTCTGAAATAGCTGCTCAAAAGGCTGCCAACTCTAGAAATGCAAAAGCACTGGAGCCAGGCAAGTATACGGTTATCTTAGAACCAGCTGCCTCTATAGATCTGCTGCAAAACATGTTCTTTAATATGGACCAGCGTAACGCCGAAGAAGGCCGCAGCTTCCTGAGCAAACCAGGTGGCAAAACCAAAATCGGTGAGAAACTATTGGATGAGCGCATTACTGTTTACTCTGACCCAACTAACCCGGAAGTGCCATCTTCTCCGTTTGCTGGTGATGGCCGTCCGCAGCAAAAAGTAACCTGGATAGATAAAGGCGTTGTTAAAAATCTGTACAACTCACGTTTCTGGGCGGGCAAAACCAACAGCAAATCTATACCTGCACCGGGCAATGTAATTATGGAAGGCGGCACACAGTCGCTGGAAGATATGATCAAGAGCACTAAGCGGGGCATACTTGTTACACGTTTGTGGTATATCCGCTCCGTAGACCCACAAACACTGCTTTACACCGGCCTTACCCGCGACGGTACTTTCTACATCGAAAACGGCAAGATCATGTACCCGGTTAAGAATTTCCGTTTCAACGAGAGCCCGGTTATTATGCTCAACAACCTGGAAGCTTTAGGTAAACCGCAACGCATCAACGGCAGCCTTATTCCGCCAATGAAAGTGCGCGACTTTACCTTCACCAGCTTATCAGATGCTGTATAA
- a CDS encoding DUF4160 domain-containing protein — MPTILRIFGYRFFFFSNEGNEPPHIHIEKAEAYAKYWLEPVELASSYSFNAKELNELRKLVLENKSLFEQKWHEYFS; from the coding sequence ATGCCTACTATACTTAGGATATTTGGTTACAGGTTCTTCTTCTTTAGCAATGAAGGAAATGAGCCACCCCATATTCATATTGAGAAGGCAGAAGCCTATGCCAAATATTGGCTAGAGCCGGTAGAGCTCGCAAGTTCTTACAGCTTCAATGCAAAGGAACTAAATGAACTCCGTAAATTAGTATTAGAAAACAAATCTCTCTTTGAGCAAAAATGGCATGAGTACTTTAGCTAA
- a CDS encoding DUF2442 domain-containing protein, producing the protein MSTLAKKSTPQAQKVWFTDAKMYVLLTDGREVGIPLEWFPNLRDATETQRMNWRLIGGGIGIHWEELDEDLSVAGLL; encoded by the coding sequence ATGAGTACTTTAGCTAAAAAATCTACCCCGCAAGCACAGAAAGTATGGTTTACTGATGCAAAAATGTATGTGCTGTTAACTGATGGACGCGAGGTAGGTATTCCGTTAGAGTGGTTCCCCAATTTACGAGATGCCACAGAAACACAGCGTATGAACTGGAGGCTTATTGGTGGTGGCATAGGCATACATTGGGAGGAGCTTGATGAGGACCTCTCTGTTGCCGGTTTATTATAA
- a CDS encoding DUF4159 domain-containing protein, giving the protein MQPFTFVRLQYRSGNWDTDPRMPSNLLHSLIQYTTVKVNEQEKVVSLESAELFNYPFSYLSGHKLVQFNQKERKNFETYVRNGGFVFVDDCNHDIDGLFAKSFEEQMRQIFGAGALKKLPNNHKLYRSFFTFEDGPPTTSFELNGWGDDLVHDYLKAIEINGRIAVLYSNKDYGCEWDYDFRNKRWLAEDNTKFGVNIIMYALTS; this is encoded by the coding sequence GTGCAACCTTTTACCTTCGTACGCCTGCAATACCGTTCCGGCAACTGGGATACCGACCCGCGTATGCCAAGCAATTTGCTGCACTCGCTTATCCAATACACAACAGTAAAGGTAAACGAGCAGGAGAAGGTGGTATCGTTGGAGAGTGCGGAACTGTTTAATTACCCTTTCAGCTATCTGAGCGGGCACAAACTGGTGCAGTTTAACCAGAAGGAGCGGAAGAACTTTGAGACCTATGTACGTAACGGTGGCTTCGTGTTTGTAGACGACTGCAACCATGACATCGACGGACTTTTTGCCAAATCATTTGAGGAGCAGATGCGGCAGATATTTGGAGCAGGAGCGCTGAAGAAACTACCTAACAACCATAAACTATACCGTAGCTTCTTCACTTTCGAGGATGGTCCACCAACTACAAGTTTCGAGCTAAACGGCTGGGGCGACGACCTGGTGCACGACTACCTGAAAGCAATAGAAATTAACGGCCGGATAGCAGTGCTCTACAGTAACAAAGACTATGGCTGCGAATGGGACTACGATTTCAGAAACAAACGCTGGCTGGCTGAGGACAACACCAAATTTGGCGTCAACATCATTATGTATGCGCTAACCAGTTAA
- a CDS encoding AAA family ATPase has protein sequence MTEQDINHLLGKLPQLKQEIQKVIVGQEEVLDEVLITMMAGGHGLLEGVPGLAKTLLVRTLSNAMDLGFRRIQFTPDLMPTDILGTEVLEEDHATGKRFFKFNEGPIFSNIVLADEINRTPPKTQAALLEAMQEHEVTYAGKTYTLPKPFFLLATQNPIEQAGTYPLPEAQLDRFLLYIKIKYPTEQEELNILSNTTGTRQAQVQPIVTGEEVMLLRQLVREVSINEDLLSFVNQLVRATRPDSTTIDFVKNYCRWGAGPRAGQALILTAKARALLHGRFAVTIDDIRTMAYPVLRHRVLVNFAAEAERITPDNVVDELLQSIKLPKAVLV, from the coding sequence ATGACTGAACAAGATATAAACCACCTGTTAGGCAAACTACCGCAGCTAAAGCAGGAAATACAGAAAGTAATTGTAGGCCAGGAAGAGGTGCTCGACGAGGTACTGATTACCATGATGGCCGGCGGACATGGTTTGCTGGAAGGTGTGCCGGGCCTTGCCAAAACCTTGCTGGTACGCACGCTAAGCAATGCTATGGATTTAGGCTTCCGAAGAATACAGTTCACCCCGGACCTGATGCCTACCGATATACTTGGTACTGAAGTACTGGAAGAAGACCATGCCACCGGAAAACGCTTCTTTAAATTTAACGAAGGGCCGATCTTCTCGAACATTGTGCTGGCCGATGAGATAAACCGTACGCCACCTAAAACACAGGCCGCGTTGCTGGAAGCCATGCAGGAGCACGAAGTAACCTATGCCGGTAAAACCTATACTTTGCCCAAGCCTTTCTTTTTGCTGGCAACCCAAAACCCGATAGAACAGGCCGGAACGTACCCATTACCCGAGGCCCAACTCGACCGTTTTCTGCTCTACATCAAAATAAAATACCCAACCGAGCAGGAGGAGCTAAACATACTTTCCAACACCACCGGTACGCGCCAGGCACAGGTACAGCCTATAGTTACCGGTGAAGAAGTAATGCTGCTGCGCCAACTGGTACGCGAGGTAAGTATAAACGAAGACCTACTAAGCTTTGTGAACCAACTCGTACGCGCCACCCGCCCCGACAGCACAACTATAGATTTCGTGAAGAACTACTGCCGCTGGGGAGCAGGGCCACGTGCCGGGCAGGCACTTATACTTACTGCCAAAGCCAGGGCGCTACTGCATGGCCGTTTTGCTGTAACTATAGATGATATTAGAACCATGGCCTACCCGGTGCTGCGCCATCGTGTGCTGGTAAACTTCGCCGCCGAAGCAGAGCGCATCACACCGGATAATGTGGTAGATGAGTTACTACAAAGTATAAAGTTGCCGAAGGCGGTGTTGGTGTAG
- a CDS encoding CPCC family cysteine-rich protein, whose product MVKLELDEYCPCCGYNTFEGEERLQYIICPICFWEDDPIQFEKPKLEGCANKVSLVQAQGNYEDFGACERNMIKHTRKPNIDDKRKPNWSAYLHEKNN is encoded by the coding sequence ATGGTGAAGCTAGAATTAGATGAATATTGCCCTTGTTGTGGGTATAACACATTTGAGGGGGAAGAACGATTGCAATATATAATCTGCCCAATCTGTTTTTGGGAAGATGATCCTATTCAGTTTGAAAAACCCAAGTTAGAAGGATGTGCAAATAAAGTTTCATTAGTACAAGCACAAGGGAACTATGAAGACTTTGGAGCTTGTGAAAGAAACATGATAAAGCATACGAGAAAGCCAAATATAGACGATAAAAGAAAGCCCAATTGGTCAGCTTATCTCCATGAGAAGAATAATTAA
- a CDS encoding DUF58 domain-containing protein, which translates to MNTHKFIDPKVLATIKDLPLLAKTVVEGFLAGQNQSLRRGAGLEFSQYRSYQPGDDLRQLDWKMFARSDRYYIREAEVDTNITVRFILDGSASMAHEDVNGISKMDYARFMVASLAYLATTQGDAVGLYVLHENQLINLIPRSDNMHLQRFWHQLAEVKPQGKFPGIEVAANLFADRRQKELTVFLSDLYEHEHEIKDLLYKLGAQGHELLLTHLMSRNELDFTYTGTLTFEDLETGQTLQVSSGSQKQAYLAKQQEWLQDIEKDMRNRQIAYDRFVTDEPLDKALRAFLQKRLIY; encoded by the coding sequence TTGAACACCCACAAATTCATTGACCCGAAGGTATTGGCTACCATAAAAGACCTGCCGCTGTTGGCTAAAACGGTGGTGGAGGGCTTTTTGGCGGGGCAGAACCAGAGTTTGCGGCGTGGGGCGGGGCTGGAGTTTAGCCAGTACCGCAGCTACCAGCCCGGCGACGACCTGCGCCAACTCGACTGGAAGATGTTTGCCCGCTCCGACCGCTATTACATCCGCGAGGCCGAGGTAGACACCAACATTACAGTAAGGTTTATACTTGATGGCAGCGCTTCGATGGCGCACGAAGATGTAAACGGCATCAGCAAAATGGATTACGCGCGGTTTATGGTAGCTTCGCTGGCTTACCTGGCTACTACGCAGGGCGATGCGGTGGGGCTGTACGTGCTGCACGAGAACCAGCTCATTAACCTGATCCCGCGCTCCGACAACATGCACCTGCAGCGCTTCTGGCACCAACTGGCCGAGGTAAAGCCGCAAGGTAAGTTTCCGGGCATAGAGGTAGCAGCCAACCTGTTTGCCGACAGGCGACAGAAAGAGCTAACGGTTTTCCTGTCGGATTTGTATGAGCACGAGCACGAGATAAAGGACTTGCTATACAAGCTGGGGGCACAGGGGCACGAGCTACTGCTAACTCACCTGATGAGCCGCAACGAACTTGACTTTACCTACACCGGCACCCTCACCTTCGAGGACCTGGAAACAGGACAAACACTACAGGTAAGCAGCGGGTCGCAAAAGCAGGCCTACTTAGCCAAACAGCAAGAGTGGCTGCAGGACATAGAAAAAGACATGCGCAACCGACAGATTGCCTACGACAGATTTGTAACCGATGAGCCACTGGATAAGGCGCTAAGGGCATTCCTGCAAAAACGGCTGATTTATTGA
- a CDS encoding BatA domain-containing protein, translating to MILTAPYLLVAASAILIPIAIHLWNKRQAKTVKVGSLRWLETSASNRWRSIKLNNFWLLVLRCLIPILLAVALAQPIWEHQSQKQKGAKAVVVGEELLYTSALKPIKPTIDSLLQRGYTLHTYTSDFKQIPLEKWQQISNRTQDSLVSTRYDYWSLLPALAAKYKSANDSIILFTSDQQQYFAGSRPETLPQHIRWIPVATDESITWLQAAIQIKPDSLLLILGHSSREGTTYSRYKTAASAQSINLVGNQQVQLQRQQDSLQATIAGNSSKVRIQTAPLQITILADKGQQTETPYLKAAIQAISSYTGLPIQIKADTINADWIFWLRNEQLPENIVRQVKQGLQVWIQQSQKPQLIKTSLTGAGGTTIKAHQLSPLQPYQNQVWAAANGEPVLYSKAIERGRVYTFRSGFAPAWSELGQSAQLPELLLPLLLPQPLAKYDFRAMDEQQLLPAKREQVAVSGTSQTDQVLLLKWFVLAAFILFLIERSIASRRSNL from the coding sequence TTGATTTTAACAGCACCATACTTACTCGTTGCAGCATCGGCTATACTTATACCGATCGCCATTCACCTGTGGAATAAACGGCAGGCGAAAACGGTGAAGGTGGGTAGTCTGCGGTGGCTGGAGACGTCGGCAAGTAACCGTTGGAGAAGTATAAAACTGAACAACTTCTGGCTGCTGGTGCTGCGCTGCCTTATACCTATACTTCTGGCTGTAGCACTAGCCCAACCGATATGGGAGCATCAGTCGCAAAAGCAAAAAGGCGCTAAGGCAGTAGTGGTAGGAGAAGAATTACTTTATACTTCTGCACTCAAACCTATCAAACCAACTATAGATTCGCTGTTGCAGCGTGGTTACACCTTACATACTTATACTTCAGATTTCAAACAAATACCGCTGGAGAAGTGGCAGCAGATCAGCAATCGCACGCAGGACAGTTTGGTGAGCACCAGGTATGATTACTGGAGCCTTCTACCTGCCCTTGCCGCAAAGTATAAAAGTGCTAACGATAGCATTATACTTTTCACTTCAGATCAGCAACAATACTTTGCGGGTTCCCGCCCCGAAACGCTGCCGCAACACATACGATGGATTCCGGTTGCTACCGATGAAAGTATAACCTGGCTGCAGGCCGCAATTCAAATCAAGCCTGATAGCTTATTGCTTATACTTGGGCACAGCTCCCGCGAGGGCACCACTTATAGCAGGTATAAAACTGCCGCATCAGCACAAAGTATAAACCTGGTAGGCAATCAGCAGGTACAACTTCAACGCCAGCAGGACTCGCTGCAGGCTACCATCGCCGGCAACAGCAGTAAGGTTAGAATACAAACTGCGCCACTACAGATTACCATACTTGCAGATAAGGGGCAACAAACAGAAACGCCATATTTAAAAGCAGCCATCCAGGCCATTAGCAGCTACACTGGTTTACCCATTCAAATTAAAGCTGATACCATCAATGCAGACTGGATATTTTGGTTGCGTAACGAGCAACTGCCGGAAAATATAGTCCGACAGGTAAAACAAGGCCTTCAGGTATGGATACAGCAAAGTCAGAAGCCGCAACTTATAAAAACCAGCTTAACAGGTGCAGGCGGTACAACTATAAAAGCGCATCAACTTAGCCCGCTACAACCATATCAAAACCAGGTATGGGCAGCAGCAAATGGAGAACCTGTACTTTATTCCAAAGCCATTGAGCGGGGCAGAGTTTATACTTTCAGAAGTGGTTTTGCCCCAGCCTGGAGCGAACTAGGGCAGAGTGCGCAGCTGCCAGAGTTACTGCTACCTTTGCTCCTGCCACAACCACTCGCAAAGTACGACTTCAGGGCAATGGATGAACAGCAACTTTTACCCGCAAAGCGTGAACAGGTAGCAGTTTCAGGCACATCCCAAACAGACCAGGTGTTGCTACTAAAGTGGTTTGTGCTGGCGGCATTTATTTTATTTTTGATAGAGAGAAGCATCGCCAGCAGGCGCAGCAACCTATAA
- a CDS encoding DUF4175 family protein, translating to MATPESIHILQRIRSQYVQAKLRLYALQALAATLVAVAILWKWQFEKPVLAAAAMSILFGAVLYFILRWRSVSKINLQHVARHLNRQYPQLQESTELLLHEPESLLQKLQQQRVTEALQQLHPEQQKTFTLRSTATYTSLGLALLFSIGILYLPAAPLTTPQSESIKVEFPDAPAAAADTAAKIGKIEISVTLPAYTGKGTYRVESPNLRVEEGATVTWRISTSKPANLQLKLNEQQPINFKKQGNSYILARSFSTSGLYTINLNGQKSAFYTLEIIPDEAPVIQIQKPEQYTEVLFGDPQRVTLQAQLADDYGIWEANMIATVAKGTGEAVKFREEKIKLNLSGSAKNYTVKQTLDLQKLGMTYGDELYFYLQAWDKHRGYTRSETYFVQIEDTAVVESSFDMSMGVNPVPEYFRSQRQIIIDTEKLLNEQRNISRAQFEERSNNLGVDQKLLRLRYGKFLGEEFESGIGPGGGIPEGEEHHEGDGHDHSQTENKNSPEALLDPYMHKHDQEGEATFFEPMVKAKLKGALAQMWEAELRLRTHKPKEALPYEYKALRMLKEVQQSQRAYVAKTGFEAPPLKEPELRLTGELNKITAPTEIRTITKEKQLPHAKAALQWLAKYRQSGKYKSSDAAILEKAGQELAQQKLNKPGSNLKALQDLRTLISEMQTGKVLCKSCMVSVERAWTNLLPPAKQTPQPQQAVRSRLSQQYLKQLNQK from the coding sequence ATGGCCACACCAGAAAGCATCCATATCTTACAGCGAATCCGCAGCCAGTACGTGCAGGCGAAACTGCGGCTGTATGCCCTGCAGGCGCTGGCAGCTACACTTGTGGCCGTGGCTATACTTTGGAAGTGGCAGTTTGAGAAACCTGTATTGGCCGCAGCAGCTATGTCTATACTTTTTGGTGCGGTTCTATACTTTATACTTCGCTGGAGATCTGTTTCTAAAATAAACCTGCAGCACGTAGCGCGCCACCTGAACCGCCAGTACCCCCAGTTACAAGAAAGCACAGAGTTACTCCTGCATGAACCAGAGAGCCTGTTACAAAAGCTACAACAGCAGCGCGTAACAGAGGCGCTACAACAACTCCATCCGGAACAGCAGAAAACATTTACCCTACGCAGCACCGCCACTTATACTTCCCTGGGCCTGGCGCTACTATTTTCTATTGGCATTTTATACTTACCAGCCGCACCGCTTACCACACCTCAGTCTGAAAGTATAAAAGTTGAGTTTCCGGATGCACCGGCTGCCGCTGCTGATACTGCCGCTAAGATCGGGAAGATTGAGATTTCCGTTACACTGCCTGCTTATACTGGTAAAGGCACATATCGTGTTGAAAGCCCGAACCTGCGTGTAGAGGAAGGTGCCACTGTAACATGGCGCATCAGCACAAGCAAGCCTGCTAACCTGCAACTAAAGCTAAACGAGCAGCAGCCCATCAACTTCAAAAAACAAGGTAACAGCTATATTTTAGCGCGCAGCTTCAGCACATCAGGGCTTTACACCATTAACCTGAATGGGCAAAAATCTGCTTTTTATACATTGGAGATCATTCCTGACGAGGCACCGGTTATCCAAATACAAAAGCCGGAGCAGTATACTGAGGTACTTTTCGGAGATCCGCAGCGCGTAACGTTACAAGCTCAACTGGCGGATGACTACGGCATTTGGGAAGCAAATATGATCGCCACCGTAGCCAAGGGCACAGGCGAGGCCGTGAAGTTCCGGGAAGAAAAGATCAAGCTTAACCTGAGTGGCAGCGCCAAAAACTATACGGTAAAGCAAACCCTGGATCTGCAAAAACTGGGCATGACTTACGGCGACGAGCTATACTTTTACCTGCAAGCCTGGGACAAACACCGCGGCTATACCCGCTCCGAAACATACTTTGTACAGATAGAGGATACTGCTGTTGTAGAGTCCAGCTTTGATATGTCGATGGGCGTGAATCCGGTGCCGGAATATTTCAGAAGCCAGCGCCAGATCATCATCGATACGGAAAAGCTGTTAAATGAACAGAGAAATATAAGCCGTGCCCAGTTTGAAGAACGCTCTAACAACCTGGGTGTAGACCAGAAATTGCTGCGCCTTCGCTATGGCAAATTCTTGGGTGAGGAGTTTGAAAGCGGTATCGGTCCGGGAGGCGGTATACCGGAAGGCGAGGAACACCATGAAGGGGATGGTCATGACCACAGCCAGACGGAGAACAAGAACAGCCCCGAAGCCCTGCTGGACCCCTACATGCACAAACACGACCAGGAAGGCGAAGCTACGTTCTTTGAGCCCATGGTAAAAGCCAAACTAAAAGGAGCCCTGGCGCAGATGTGGGAAGCCGAACTGCGATTGCGCACACACAAACCTAAAGAAGCTCTGCCTTACGAGTACAAAGCACTGCGCATGTTAAAAGAAGTGCAGCAATCGCAACGGGCGTATGTGGCTAAAACAGGTTTCGAGGCACCGCCACTTAAAGAACCGGAACTGCGCCTGACAGGTGAACTGAACAAAATTACTGCACCAACCGAGATCAGAACCATAACTAAGGAAAAGCAACTGCCGCACGCAAAAGCTGCATTGCAATGGCTGGCAAAGTATAGACAAAGCGGCAAGTATAAATCTTCGGATGCAGCTATACTTGAAAAAGCCGGGCAGGAACTGGCGCAGCAGAAGCTGAATAAACCCGGCAGCAATTTAAAAGCATTGCAGGATTTAAGAACCTTGATCTCCGAAATGCAGACCGGGAAAGTGCTATGCAAATCATGTATGGTTTCGGTAGAGCGGGCCTGGACTAATCTGCTGCCGCCTGCTAAGCAAACGCCACAGCCGCAACAGGCAGTAAGGAGCAGGTTATCTCAACAGTACTTAAAACAACTGAATCAAAAGTAA